A DNA window from Arachis duranensis cultivar V14167 chromosome 3, aradu.V14167.gnm2.J7QH, whole genome shotgun sequence contains the following coding sequences:
- the LOC110279476 gene encoding protein FAR1-RELATED SEQUENCE 5-like, whose translation MERRVAGDEDTTGGEADHGVGLVEGECFAGMELNEYDLQEDETEHDHPVEGERSAGMQSDEHDFQEDDTEHDHHAEADVDNGDAVELEDSLDGARGMSDNYAEEEFYAVDSVESIGWIDFLNLSEEDVLRFNFADVDIAFEFYQQYAKHHGFGARRSRSEKRGEVRIRQEFVCHRQGYRSPKFYSMPNRQKRPRAETWYGCPARMLLRMDDESGRWHVAYFSDAHNHHVLELRFSSMLPGHQRMSEADIEQMNDMRKGGIGVSRIHGFIASLAGGYHNVPYTTRDMHNVNTKQRREGGLDAESCLRYLRECKANDPALYYKEVVDGESVLQHLFWCDGTSQIDYQVFGDVVAFDATYKKNVYLSPLVVFSGVNHHNQTVVFATALVADEKEETYV comes from the exons ATGGAAAGAAG GGTTGCCGGGGATGAAGATACCACTGGGGGTGAAGCAGACCATGGAGTTGGATTGGTTGAGGGTGAATGCTTTGCAGGGATGGAGTTGAACGAGTACGATTTACAGGAAGATGAAACAGAACACGACCATCCGGTTGAGGGCGAACGCTCTGCAGGGATGCAGTCAGACGAGCACGACTTTCAGGAAGATGATACAGAACACGATCATCATGCAGAGGCCGATGTCGACAATGGGGATGCGGTTGAATTGGAAGATAGTTTGGACGGCGCCAGAGGAATGTCTGACAATTATGCGGAAGAAGAGTTTTACGCTGTTGATTCTGTGGAGTCGATAGGTTGGATTGATTTTTTGAACTTGAGCGAGGAGGATGTTCTCCGGTTTAATTTCGCAGATGTTGACATTGCATTTGAGTTTTACCAGCAATATGCAAAGCATCATGGCTTCGGCGCGAGACGTTCCAGAAGCGAAAAACGCGGCGAAGTAAGGATACGACAGGAGTTCGTGTGCCACCGACAAGGGTACCGATCCCCGAAGTTCTACTCGATGCCTAACCGGCAAAAGAGGCCGAGGGCCGAGACATGGTATGGATGCCCTGCAAGGATGCTACTCCGCATGGACGATGAATCAGGACGTTGGCACGTTGCGTACTTTTCAGATGCGCATAACCACCACGTTCTTGAGTTACGATTTTCTTCCATGCTCCCGGGCCATCAGAGGATGAGCGAAGCAGACATCGAGCAGATGAACGACATGCGCAAAGGAGGCATTGGCGTCTCTCGAATCCACGGTTTTATAGCGAGCCTGGCCGGCGGGTATCATAATGTCCCGTACACAACAAGGGACATGCACAATGTAAATACGAAGCAACGAAGGGAGGGTGGCCTAGATGCGGAATCGTGCCTAAGGTATCTCCGAGAGTGCAAGGCAAATGATCCAGCACTGTACTACAAGGAAGTTGTTGACGGTGAAAGCGTGTTGCAACACTTGTTTTGGTGTGACGGCACCAGCCAAATTGATTACCAGGTGTTTGGAGACGTGGTTGCATTTGATGCAACGTACAAGAAAAACGTTTACCTTTCACCTCTT